A segment of the Solanum lycopersicum chromosome 9, SLM_r2.1 genome:
TCTGCAGGCTagtattccttttcttttcaaatcttACATCACCTTGATAAGAATGAACATAACACCTTATTTGGTACCAAAGCTAGTTGTGCTTATTATTGTTGCCTTCTCTTTTCCAGCTCATTTCAAATGACAATTACGTAAGTGTTGAGCACAGAGTATTGTCAAATAAAGTTGGACCAAGAATATCAGTTGCATGCTTCTTCAGTACAGGTCCATTACCATCTTCCAAGCTGTATGGGCCAATTTCTGATTTGTTGTCAGAAGATAATCCTCCAAAATATCATGCCACCACAGTGAAAGACTTTAGTGATTACTTCCGTCAAAAGGGTTTAGATGGAACTTCTGTACTGTTGCATTTCAAGTTCTAACATAGTAACCGTAACTTATAAGGCatgaagaataaaagaaaacaataatataaattcataagGAGACTATGCAATCTCTATGAACCAGCTATTCTATCGTATATacaatcatatacatatatgtagtGATTCTGTAACCCAAAATAACTTTTGGTGTGTATGTCGCTGAAGCTTCATAGATGTTGAAAGTAATAATACATATACAGTTTAACTTGACCTCCACTAGCAGATGAACACTTCAACTATCATTGTGATTATCTAGACAGTACAACTTGCACTTGCGATCAAAAACCTTAACTTTGAAAATGCACATTTAGACACCTTTAAGGAGGTGCATTTCTCAGCATTGGGGTGTTCACAGGGAGAACTTAAACAGAATTAAGGTGTTGAAACATGAACTGTTATGATCTTTGCAAGATTGTCCTCGTGATCTTTGTTATAGTTTCTATTCTTACCAGCAAATAAATGATTGTCAATTACCACTT
Coding sequences within it:
- the LOC138338655 gene encoding 1-aminocyclopropane-1-carboxylate oxidase homolog is translated as MGTSQHSDNDFITVLLQDHIGGLQVLHQNQWVDVPPTPGALVVNIGDLLQLISNDNYVSVEHRVLSNKVGPRISVACFFSTGPLPSSKLYGPISDLLSEDNPPKYHATTVKDFSDYFRQKGLDGTSVLLHFKF